Proteins encoded by one window of Aphis gossypii isolate Hap1 chromosome X, ASM2018417v2, whole genome shotgun sequence:
- the LOC114126086 gene encoding cytokine receptor-like isoform X1 codes for MIGKDIIMARQQYKVGTSINNLLSSGQILLSIILILVDFSNSSITCGPGIYSPGGTIPSGDIFLEYNSSTPLEITCILNPDHDLLRKMVRDDVADGNKSKLPSHRIRFYKNDGRVAQQYITIINSTAAQLRVSNPPASFDVYSCLLCLDENDNSVDLFKTSDMSSINMALRNSINTIGYHPKDSHDLDIGVCLNNVFVGYKPLNITNFSCVSNNWENLTCNWTKPENPIKTTYKIYFRLPGRAFSRSFTNCPTDSDVRENSCYWDLTTTPLYRQSYEYYYFSITGENALGKSSMPIRFHHYANIIPTKPTKIAAIDQTESSVKLVWSIGTMSFYSHGLVYKIQYKSQWDSNPEHWQTIIVNDKCNSQSTSLQTTSVQNMNCVEHDADRHHFTVSGLKYPFARYDFRIYLRTALAGGDNKWSAPGYITVNTKPTIPKRPPQTDIGSFQSITSPSDKSKRDVLVYWKTIEDNEKCGESFEYIAYYVYTTADKLTITRRSDEMYKNYAKFNRLSTSIGYEFIVLSYNKEGYSTECSKVYVPSESNTLDKPLSLTKNVFDKQGIFELTWKGADTQKLSTATSLDYYTLFWCEKDLINSQQCNGYMNWMHLPITVSRYNTTVFDNMEKYIFAISANSENPSRYGLNNLEASSSGMVWESFDDNVKNVWVSVIGSTFVGLSWRVYCDDKTGLVVGYQVFYCPVITIKSKICKEPMEVKLVDELHQDDCVGSILVSDLKPYTSYLVAISIFTSNDQTINVDIPIKTLGPILI; via the exons ATGATTGGCAAAGACATAATCATGGCACGTCAACAGTATAAAGTTGGAACTTCTATAAACAATTTGTTGAGCTCGGGacagatattattatcaataatactaatattagttGATTTTTCTAATTCGTCGATAACCTGTGGACCTGGAATATATTCACCTGGAG gaaCCATTCCGAGTGGTGACATTTTCCTTGAATACAACAGTAGTACTCCGTTGGAAATTACATGCATTTTAAATCCTGATCACGATTTACTACGGAAAATGGTCAGAGACGATGTTGCCGATGGTAACAAATCAAAACTACCAAGCCATAGAATCAGATTCTATAAGAACGACGGACGCGTAGCCCAACAATATATAACGATCATCAATTCGACGGCGGCCCAATTACGCGTATCAAATCCTCCAGCAAGTTTCGATGTCTATTCATGTCTGCTATGTTTGGACGAAAACGACAACAGTGTCGATTTATTCAAAACGTCTGATATGTCATCAATTAATATGGCTCTACGAAATAGCATTAACACGATTGGATACCATCCAAAGGATTCACATGATTTAGACATCGGCGTGTGCCTTAACAATGTTTTCGTCGGAT ATAAACCACTCAACATTACAAATTTCTCTTGCGTCTCTAACAACTGGGAAAATTTAACATGCAATTGGACTAAACCGGAAAACCCGATAAAAACTACTTATAAGATATACTTCAGATTGCCTGGCCGTGCTTTTAGCAG AAGTTTCACAAATTGTCCTACAGATTCGGATGTCAGAGAGAATAGTTGTTATTGGGATTTGACTACTACACCGTTATACAGACAATCatacgagtattattatttctcaatAACCGGCGAAAATGCACTGGGAAAATCATCAATGCCAATTCGTTTTCACCATTACGCCAATA ttattccaACGAAACCTACAAAGATTGCAGCGATTGACCAAACAGAATCTAGTGTCAAGCTCGTGTGGTCCATAGGTACAATGTCTTTTTATTCACACGGATTAGTTTATAAGATTCAGTATAAATCTCAATGGGATTCCAATCCGGAACACTGGCAG actataattgtaaatgaCAAATGCAACTCGCAATCGACATCTCTTCAAACCACTTCAGTCCAAAATATGAACTGTGTGGAACATGACGCAGACAGGCATCACTTCACCGTCTCCGGTTTAAAATATCCGTTTGCGCGTTACGATTTTCGCATATACCTCCGGACGGCGCTTGCTGGTGGGGATAACAAGTGGTCCGCTCCTGGTTACATCACTGTCAACACCAAGCCCACGA ttcctAAAAGACCACCGCAAACTGACATTGGGAGCTTTCAAAGTATCACATCGCCGTCAGACAAATCCAAAAGGGACGTGTTAGTTTATTGGAAAACTATTGAAGACAACGAAAAATGTGGTGAATCATTTGAGTATATTGCTTATTACGTTTATACGACAGCAGATAAACTAACCAT CACTCGTCGTAGCGACGAAATGTATAAGAATTACGCCAAGTTCAATCGCCTCAGTACCAGCATCGGATACGagtttatagtattatcatacaataaaGAAGGTTATTCTACAGAATGTTCAAAAGTTTATGTACCTAGCGAATCAAACA CACTCGATAAACCATTATCGTTGACGAAAAACGTATTTGACAAACAAGGGATTTTTGAACTAACCTGGAAAGGCGCCGATACTCAAAAACTATCCACTGCTACTtcattagattattatactttattttggtGTGAAAAAGACCTGATCAACTCGCAGCAGTGTAAT GGTTATATGAACTGGATGCATTTACCGATTACAGTATCTCGCTACAATACTACTGTGTTCGACAACATGGAAAAGTATATCTTTGCAATAAGTGCCAACAGTGAAAATCCTTCAAGATATGGTTTAAATAACCTTGAAGCTAGTAGTAGCGGAATGGTGTGGGAGTCAT TTGATGACAATGTAAAGAACGTTTGGGTTAGTGTGATTGGCTCGACCTTTGTGGGTTTGAGCTGGAGAGTCTACTGTGACGACAAGACTGGTTTAGTTGTTGGATATCAAGTATTTTACTGTCCCGTAATTaccattaaaagtaaaatttgtaaag AACCCATGGAAGTTAAATTAGTGGATGAATTGCATCAAGACGATTGCGTAGGTTCTATACTAGTTTCAGATTTAAAACCCTACACGTCATATTTAGTAgccatttcaatatttacgaGTAACGACCAAACCATAAATGTTGATATTCCTATCAAAACATTGGGaccaatattaatttga
- the LOC126552744 gene encoding WAS/WASL-interacting protein family member 3-like — MAERGNPPPTRNNRPSRGMIATHVEKLRAMAAQLLREARRLTGEGPDDAVGGWSAERAATASFGRIRASPTAWALFERGFAEGRRSTRETTPQAGARTRAGPPGRVPPRRAVPAYQRHDVRDRQGRFQRQGQQPAPQAPPSAAPVPQQPPAQPLQPLQPPSVQPKPPTPTPPTQPAQPPVIPPIQPAQPPATPEAQLAVVERWIEEMEVTAEADADS, encoded by the coding sequence ATGGCAGAACGAGGTAACCCACCACCGACCCGCAACAACCGGCCATCCCGTGGCATGATCGCCACACATGTGGAGAAGCTCCGGGCGATGGCCGCGCAGTTGTTGCGGGAAGCCAGGAGGCTGACGGGCGAGGGTCCGGACGACGCGGTCGGAGGTTGGTCAGCCGAACGGGCGGCCACCGCTTCGTTCGGCCGAATACGGGCAAGCCCAACAGCTTGGGCGTTGTTCGAACGTGGTTTCGCCGAGGGACGACGGTCCACTCGGGAGACCACCCCTCAGGCCGGGGCAAGGACGAGGGCGGGACCGCCAGGCCGAGTGCCACCCCGACGAGCGGTACCGGCGTATCAACGCCATGACGTACGGGACCGGCAGGGCCGGTTCCAACGTCAAGGGCAGCAGCCCGCACCGCAGGCACCCCCATCGGCGGCTCCAGTCCCACAGCAGCCACCGGCCCAGCCGCTACAGCCGCTACAGCCACCATCGGTCCAGCCAAAGCCACCAACCCCCACACCTCCAACCCAACCAGCTCAACCACCAGTTATACCTCCAATCCAGCCGGCCCAACCACCAGCTACACCCGAGGCGCAGCTAGCAGTCGTGGAGCGGTGGATTGAGGAGATGGAGGTGACGGCAGAGGCGGACGCGGACAGTTAG
- the LOC114126086 gene encoding cytokine receptor-like isoform X2 translates to MIGKDIIMARQQYKVGTSINNLLSSGQILLSIILILVDFSNSSITCGPGIYSPGGTIPSGDIFLEYNSSTPLEITCILNPDHDLLRKMVRDDVADGNKSKLPSHRIRFYKNDGRVAQQYITIINSTAAQLRVSNPPASFDVYSCLLCLDENDNSVDLFKTSDMSSINMALRNSINTIGYHPKDSHDLDIGVCLNNVFVGYKPLNITNFSCVSNNWENLTCNWTKPENPIKTTYKIYFRLPGRAFSRSFTNCPTDSDVRENSCYWDLTTTPLYRQSYEYYYFSITGENALGKSSMPIRFHHYANIIPTKPTKIAAIDQTESSVKLVWSIGTMSFYSHGLVYKIQYKSQWDSNPEHWQTIIVNDKCNSQSTSLQTTSVQNMNCVEHDADRHHFTVSGLKYPFARYDFRIYLRTALAGGDNKWSAPGYITVNTKPTIPKRPPQTDIGSFQSITSPSDKSKRDVLVYWKTIEDNEKCGESFEYIAYYVYTTADKLTITRRSDEMYKNYAKFNRLSTSIGYEFIVLSYNKEGYSTECSKVYVPSESNTLDKPLSLTKNVFDKQGIFELTWKGADTQKLSTATSLDYYTLFWCEKDLINSQQCNGYMNWMHLPITVSRYNTTVFDNMEKYIFAISANSENPSRYGLNNLEASSSGMVWES, encoded by the exons ATGATTGGCAAAGACATAATCATGGCACGTCAACAGTATAAAGTTGGAACTTCTATAAACAATTTGTTGAGCTCGGGacagatattattatcaataatactaatattagttGATTTTTCTAATTCGTCGATAACCTGTGGACCTGGAATATATTCACCTGGAG gaaCCATTCCGAGTGGTGACATTTTCCTTGAATACAACAGTAGTACTCCGTTGGAAATTACATGCATTTTAAATCCTGATCACGATTTACTACGGAAAATGGTCAGAGACGATGTTGCCGATGGTAACAAATCAAAACTACCAAGCCATAGAATCAGATTCTATAAGAACGACGGACGCGTAGCCCAACAATATATAACGATCATCAATTCGACGGCGGCCCAATTACGCGTATCAAATCCTCCAGCAAGTTTCGATGTCTATTCATGTCTGCTATGTTTGGACGAAAACGACAACAGTGTCGATTTATTCAAAACGTCTGATATGTCATCAATTAATATGGCTCTACGAAATAGCATTAACACGATTGGATACCATCCAAAGGATTCACATGATTTAGACATCGGCGTGTGCCTTAACAATGTTTTCGTCGGAT ATAAACCACTCAACATTACAAATTTCTCTTGCGTCTCTAACAACTGGGAAAATTTAACATGCAATTGGACTAAACCGGAAAACCCGATAAAAACTACTTATAAGATATACTTCAGATTGCCTGGCCGTGCTTTTAGCAG AAGTTTCACAAATTGTCCTACAGATTCGGATGTCAGAGAGAATAGTTGTTATTGGGATTTGACTACTACACCGTTATACAGACAATCatacgagtattattatttctcaatAACCGGCGAAAATGCACTGGGAAAATCATCAATGCCAATTCGTTTTCACCATTACGCCAATA ttattccaACGAAACCTACAAAGATTGCAGCGATTGACCAAACAGAATCTAGTGTCAAGCTCGTGTGGTCCATAGGTACAATGTCTTTTTATTCACACGGATTAGTTTATAAGATTCAGTATAAATCTCAATGGGATTCCAATCCGGAACACTGGCAG actataattgtaaatgaCAAATGCAACTCGCAATCGACATCTCTTCAAACCACTTCAGTCCAAAATATGAACTGTGTGGAACATGACGCAGACAGGCATCACTTCACCGTCTCCGGTTTAAAATATCCGTTTGCGCGTTACGATTTTCGCATATACCTCCGGACGGCGCTTGCTGGTGGGGATAACAAGTGGTCCGCTCCTGGTTACATCACTGTCAACACCAAGCCCACGA ttcctAAAAGACCACCGCAAACTGACATTGGGAGCTTTCAAAGTATCACATCGCCGTCAGACAAATCCAAAAGGGACGTGTTAGTTTATTGGAAAACTATTGAAGACAACGAAAAATGTGGTGAATCATTTGAGTATATTGCTTATTACGTTTATACGACAGCAGATAAACTAACCAT CACTCGTCGTAGCGACGAAATGTATAAGAATTACGCCAAGTTCAATCGCCTCAGTACCAGCATCGGATACGagtttatagtattatcatacaataaaGAAGGTTATTCTACAGAATGTTCAAAAGTTTATGTACCTAGCGAATCAAACA CACTCGATAAACCATTATCGTTGACGAAAAACGTATTTGACAAACAAGGGATTTTTGAACTAACCTGGAAAGGCGCCGATACTCAAAAACTATCCACTGCTACTtcattagattattatactttattttggtGTGAAAAAGACCTGATCAACTCGCAGCAGTGTAAT GGTTATATGAACTGGATGCATTTACCGATTACAGTATCTCGCTACAATACTACTGTGTTCGACAACATGGAAAAGTATATCTTTGCAATAAGTGCCAACAGTGAAAATCCTTCAAGATATGGTTTAAATAACCTTGAAGCTAGTAGTAGCGGAATGGTGTGGGAGTCAT AA